The following are encoded in a window of Desulfobacterales bacterium genomic DNA:
- a CDS encoding MaoC/PaaZ C-terminal domain-containing protein codes for MTNPVRQQAIDGLKTGDAFTYSRTFKKEETEHFGDITRDYNPVHYDLRWAKAKGFDRLICHGLLVGSMICEFGGQVGWLATGMKFKFIKPVYFDDTITCTITITKIEESGKAEAEAFFFNASGEKVCCSHLTGRLPLPRERMILAQMVEAGDPTNRLS; via the coding sequence ATGACTAATCCCGTACGTCAACAGGCAATCGACGGCCTTAAAACAGGTGACGCGTTCACTTATTCACGAACCTTCAAAAAAGAGGAAACCGAACACTTCGGAGACATCACCCGGGACTATAATCCGGTGCACTATGATCTCAGATGGGCAAAGGCGAAAGGATTTGATCGTCTGATTTGTCACGGATTATTGGTCGGTTCCATGATATGCGAATTTGGCGGACAGGTAGGGTGGTTAGCCACCGGAATGAAATTCAAGTTCATTAAGCCTGTTTACTTTGATGACACAATCACCTGCACGATAACGATCACTAAGATTGAGGAATCCGGTAAAGCTGAAGCTGAGGCATTTTTTTTCAATGCTTCCGGAGAAAAGGTCTGCTGCTCGCATTTAACCGGCCGGCTGCCACTCCCCCGTGAACGGATGATTTTAGCCCAAATGGTCGAAGCGGGAGATCCGACCAACAGACTGTCTTGA
- a CDS encoding CueP family metal-binding protein — protein MIHYFSSCQGELVNQKFEVKAVDQEGHVLFDGTVATLQNGFFELWLPRNRKIDLTVQRNNLTARGMIGTRDGDMTCVTTFRLQ, from the coding sequence GTGATTCATTACTTTTCCTCCTGTCAGGGGGAACTGGTGAATCAAAAGTTTGAGGTAAAAGCGGTCGATCAGGAAGGACACGTCTTATTCGATGGAACCGTCGCAACCCTGCAAAACGGCTTTTTTGAGCTGTGGCTTCCCAGGAACCGCAAGATCGATCTTACGGTACAGCGGAACAATCTTACTGCCAGGGGCATGATTGGGACCCGCGACGGCGACATGACCTGCGTCACCACGTTTCGTCTGCAATAG
- a CDS encoding molybdopterin-dependent oxidoreductase, protein MKMPLKITRRDFMAATGGTIVSIGLPGVFLKLTDSDNRAMAAELRSDGRLRIPPGQHAVKALPDMGGLQNDGNVSAWNLKIDGEVENPLTLKISDLMDFQQIAQTCDVHCVTGWTLLDSRWQGVSMKAIMELVKVKDGARFVIFEAPGGYSSSIPISEAGKDNVLLAHSLFDKKLPRAHGAPLRALIPDRYFYKSVKWVQRIKFTATDEPGYYESSGYSNNADPWKEERFDNN, encoded by the coding sequence ATGAAAATGCCCCTAAAAATAACCCGAAGAGACTTTATGGCGGCGACCGGCGGAACCATTGTATCCATCGGACTGCCGGGTGTTTTTCTTAAATTGACGGATTCCGACAATCGAGCGATGGCTGCAGAGCTAAGATCGGATGGACGACTGCGTATCCCCCCCGGTCAGCATGCCGTAAAAGCATTGCCGGATATGGGAGGATTGCAGAATGACGGCAACGTGTCCGCATGGAATTTGAAAATCGATGGCGAAGTGGAAAATCCGTTGACTTTGAAAATTTCGGATCTGATGGATTTCCAACAGATCGCCCAAACGTGTGACGTGCATTGTGTAACGGGCTGGACCCTGCTCGATTCCCGCTGGCAGGGTGTCTCTATGAAAGCGATTATGGAGTTGGTTAAGGTAAAAGACGGCGCACGTTTTGTCATCTTCGAGGCGCCCGGCGGCTATTCAAGCAGCATCCCCATCAGTGAAGCCGGAAAGGACAATGTGTTGCTGGCCCATAGTTTGTTCGACAAAAAACTTCCCCGGGCGCACGGGGCTCCCCTGCGCGCGTTAATACCGGATCGATATTTCTACAAAAGCGTTAAATGGGTCCAGCGAATTAAATTTACCGCTACTGATGAACCCGGGTATTATGAAAGCAGCGGGTACAGCAACAATGCTGATCCCTGGAAAGAAGAACGTTTTGATAACAATTGA
- a CDS encoding 4Fe-4S dicluster domain-containing protein, with translation MPHRTIKSGYAKLADRLNRYPQGAPTSELLFKILKMLFSEKEAKLVSLMPIKPFTTKMAGRIWKMDLISTQKVLDELAGRAILVDIEQDGESVYVLPPPMAGFFEFSLMRVREDIDQKVLSELFYEYLNIEEDFIRELFTKGQTQLGRTFVHEPVLSKENALHVLDYERATEVIKRATHRGVGICYCRHKMHHLGRACKAPQEICMTFNNTAGSLIKHGYARSIEKKECLDLLQIAYEHNLVQFGENVREKVNFICNCCGCCCEAMITARRFAILNPVHTTNFIPVVTESVCNGCGKCVTACPVEAMTLVSANNPVKPKMKVAKLSEDICLGCGVCVRTCPKGSIHLESRLSRVITPLNGTHRAVLMAIERGKLQNLIFDNQVLWSHRAMAGVLGVILKLPPVKQALASQQVRSRYLETLIHRIDN, from the coding sequence ATGCCTCATCGCACAATCAAATCCGGCTATGCCAAGTTAGCCGACCGGTTGAATCGCTATCCCCAGGGAGCACCTACATCCGAACTATTATTCAAAATCTTGAAAATGCTTTTTAGTGAGAAAGAGGCCAAGCTGGTTTCGCTCATGCCCATCAAACCTTTCACAACGAAAATGGCCGGCCGCATCTGGAAAATGGACTTGATCAGCACGCAAAAAGTGCTGGATGAACTGGCCGGTCGCGCTATCCTGGTGGACATCGAACAGGATGGGGAGTCCGTTTATGTTTTGCCGCCTCCCATGGCAGGTTTTTTCGAGTTTTCCTTAATGCGAGTGCGGGAGGACATTGATCAGAAGGTATTGAGTGAACTCTTTTATGAATACCTGAATATTGAAGAAGATTTCATCAGGGAGCTGTTCACCAAGGGGCAAACGCAGTTAGGGCGTACCTTTGTCCATGAACCTGTCTTGTCCAAAGAAAATGCACTTCATGTTCTGGATTATGAGCGGGCGACCGAAGTCATTAAACGGGCTACGCATCGGGGTGTCGGGATCTGTTACTGCCGTCACAAGATGCATCATTTGGGCAGAGCCTGTAAAGCACCGCAGGAAATATGCATGACATTTAACAACACAGCCGGGTCGCTTATTAAGCACGGCTACGCCCGTTCGATAGAAAAGAAAGAATGCCTTGACTTATTGCAGATCGCCTATGAGCACAACCTGGTCCAGTTCGGTGAAAATGTAAGAGAGAAAGTAAATTTCATTTGCAACTGCTGTGGATGTTGCTGCGAGGCGATGATTACCGCCCGGCGTTTTGCAATTCTTAACCCTGTCCATACAACCAACTTTATCCCGGTTGTGACCGAATCTGTTTGCAACGGATGTGGCAAGTGCGTGACTGCCTGCCCGGTAGAAGCAATGACATTGGTTTCAGCGAACAACCCCGTCAAACCCAAAATGAAAGTGGCGAAGTTGTCTGAAGATATCTGCCTGGGATGTGGTGTTTGCGTTAGAACCTGCCCAAAGGGGAGTATTCACTTAGAATCCCGATTGAGCAGGGTTATTACCCCTCTGAATGGAACACACCGGGCGGTGTTGATGGCCATTGAACGGGGTAAATTGCAGAACCTGATTTTTGACAATCAGGTCTTATGGAGTCATCGAGCCATGGCAGGCGTTTTGGGCGTCATTCTGAAACTTCCGCCGGTCAAACAGGCTCTTGCAAGTCAGCAGGTGAGATCACGATATTTGGAAACGCTGATTCATCGCATAGATAATTAG